One Actinoplanes missouriensis 431 DNA segment encodes these proteins:
- a CDS encoding SCP2 sterol-binding domain-containing protein produces MTDFSPESLSSIGPKEFSQLVKSTPDSKIAEVMSSDVRPKILDEVFNRMPTLFRADRAGTTSAVIHWIITGGANGASDTYETVIENGACTVTNQPVREPKLAMTMDAVTFLKTVSGDGNPMMLFMTGKIKAKGDLSLAASIAKLFDIPKA; encoded by the coding sequence ATGACTGATTTCAGCCCCGAGTCGCTCTCGTCGATCGGCCCCAAGGAGTTCTCCCAGCTCGTCAAGTCCACTCCGGACTCGAAGATCGCTGAGGTGATGTCGTCCGACGTACGCCCGAAGATCCTCGACGAGGTCTTCAACCGGATGCCCACCCTGTTCCGCGCCGACCGGGCCGGCACCACCTCGGCCGTCATCCACTGGATCATCACGGGCGGCGCGAACGGCGCGAGCGACACCTACGAGACCGTGATCGAGAACGGCGCCTGCACCGTCACCAACCAGCCGGTCCGCGAGCCGAAGCTGGCCATGACCATGGACGCGGTCACGTTCCTGAAGACCGTCTCCGGCGACGGCAACCCGATGATGCTGTTCATGACCGGCAAGATCAAGGCAAAGGGCGACCTGTCGCTGGCCGCCAGCATCGCCAAGCTCTTCGACATCCCCAAGGCCTGA
- the purB gene encoding adenylosuccinate lyase has product MTIPNVLAARYASADLVALWSPEEKIRMERRLWLAVLKAQRDLGVSVPEGAVEAYEAVLDRVDLASIAERERVTRHDVKARIEEFSELAGFEQIHKGMTSRDLTENVEQLQIRASLELIRDRVVATLARLAALAVEHSDLVMTGRSHNVAAQATTLGKRFASAAEELLIAYERVDDLIGRYPLRGIKGPVGTAADQLDLLDGAAEKLAELESRVAGHLGFARVLASVGQVYPRSLDFDVVSALAQIVAGPSSLATTIRLMVGQELVTEGFKPGQVGSSAMPHKMNTRSSERVNGLAVIVRGYLSMVGELAGDQWNEGDVSCSVVRRVALPDAFFATDGLFQTFLTVLDEFGAYPAVIARELDRFLPFLATTKILVAAVRKGVGREVAHEVIKEHAVAVALAMREKGVAVNDLFDRLADDGRLQLSRAEIDTLVADRAAFVGAAPAQVQAVAARVAEIVAKNPSAAGYAPAPIL; this is encoded by the coding sequence GTGACCATCCCGAACGTGCTTGCCGCCCGTTATGCTTCCGCCGACCTCGTCGCGCTCTGGTCCCCGGAGGAGAAGATCCGGATGGAGCGGCGGCTCTGGCTCGCCGTCCTGAAGGCCCAGCGCGACCTCGGCGTCTCGGTGCCCGAGGGCGCCGTCGAGGCGTACGAGGCGGTGCTGGACCGGGTCGACCTGGCCTCCATCGCCGAGCGCGAGCGGGTCACCCGGCACGACGTGAAGGCCCGCATCGAGGAGTTCAGCGAGCTGGCCGGCTTCGAGCAGATTCACAAGGGGATGACCTCCCGCGACCTCACCGAGAACGTCGAACAGCTGCAGATCCGGGCGTCGCTCGAGCTGATCCGCGACCGGGTGGTCGCGACGCTGGCCCGGCTCGCCGCCCTCGCGGTGGAGCACTCCGACCTGGTGATGACCGGCCGGTCGCACAACGTGGCGGCGCAGGCCACCACGCTCGGCAAGCGGTTCGCCTCGGCGGCCGAGGAGCTGCTCATCGCGTACGAGCGTGTGGACGACCTGATCGGCCGGTACCCGCTGCGCGGCATCAAGGGCCCGGTCGGCACCGCGGCCGACCAGCTGGACCTGCTCGACGGCGCGGCGGAGAAACTCGCCGAGCTGGAGTCGCGGGTCGCCGGCCACCTCGGCTTCGCCCGGGTGCTCGCAAGCGTCGGCCAGGTCTACCCGCGCTCGCTCGACTTCGACGTGGTCTCGGCGCTCGCCCAGATCGTCGCCGGCCCGTCGTCGCTGGCCACCACGATCCGCCTGATGGTCGGCCAGGAGCTGGTGACCGAGGGCTTCAAGCCCGGCCAGGTCGGCTCCTCGGCGATGCCGCACAAGATGAACACCCGGTCGTCGGAGCGGGTCAACGGGCTCGCGGTGATCGTCCGCGGTTACCTGTCGATGGTCGGCGAGCTCGCCGGTGACCAGTGGAACGAGGGTGACGTCTCCTGTTCGGTGGTGCGCCGGGTCGCGCTGCCGGACGCGTTCTTCGCCACCGACGGGCTGTTCCAGACGTTCCTCACGGTGCTCGACGAGTTCGGGGCGTACCCCGCGGTGATCGCTCGTGAGCTGGACCGGTTCCTGCCGTTCCTGGCCACCACGAAGATCCTGGTCGCGGCGGTGCGCAAGGGCGTCGGCCGGGAGGTCGCGCACGAGGTGATCAAGGAGCACGCGGTCGCCGTGGCGCTGGCCATGCGGGAGAAGGGCGTGGCGGTCAACGACCTCTTCGACCGGCTCGCCGACGACGGCCGGCTGCAGCTCTCGCGTGCCGAGATCGACACCCTGGTGGCGGACCGGGCGGCCTTCGTGGGCGCGGCGCCGGCCCAGGTGCAGGCGGTCGCGGCGCGGGTGGCCGAGATCGTGGCGAAGAACCCGTCGGCCGCCGGGTACGCCCCCGCCCCGATTCTCTAG
- a CDS encoding S1 family peptidase codes for MRIRLLAAVTGLAAALVTPAAAHADDDITPYIIGGGTVSSAPWAAAVLSNGSFTCSGTIISANYVLTARHCISGTMSVRVGSVNRTSGGVTRTVAATSTRYDLALMRLSQSVSTTYMPLSSAYPPVGSTNSIYGWGMTCYSGCSASTVLKTATVQVTSTNQTDAYGGRAIGSTRINGNAWRGDSGGPQVYNGAQVGVASTADGTSRQYYGSVAYNRAWITSVAGV; via the coding sequence GTGCGCATTCGACTCCTGGCCGCCGTAACGGGCCTCGCCGCCGCGCTTGTCACGCCGGCCGCTGCACACGCGGACGACGACATCACCCCGTACATCATCGGCGGGGGCACGGTCTCCTCCGCGCCGTGGGCCGCCGCCGTGCTGAGCAACGGCAGCTTCACCTGCTCCGGGACGATCATCTCGGCGAACTACGTGCTCACCGCGCGGCACTGCATCAGCGGCACGATGTCGGTCCGGGTCGGGAGCGTGAATCGGACAAGTGGCGGGGTCACCCGTACCGTCGCGGCCACCTCGACCCGCTACGACCTCGCGCTGATGCGGCTGAGCCAGTCGGTCAGCACCACCTACATGCCGCTCTCCAGCGCCTACCCGCCGGTCGGCTCGACCAACTCGATCTACGGCTGGGGCATGACCTGCTACTCCGGCTGTTCCGCCTCCACGGTCCTGAAGACCGCCACGGTCCAGGTCACTTCGACGAACCAGACCGACGCGTACGGCGGACGGGCGATCGGCAGCACCCGGATCAACGGAAACGCCTGGCGCGGCGACTCCGGTGGCCCCCAGGTGTACAACGGCGCCCAGGTCGGCGTGGCGTCGACGGCTGACGGCACGAGCCGCCAGTACTACGGATCGGTGGCCTACAACCGCGCGTGGATCACGTCTGTCGCCGGCGTCTAG
- the purS gene encoding phosphoribosylformylglycinamidine synthase subunit PurS: protein MARVVVDVMLKPEILDPQGQAVANALPRLGVTDVSSVRIGRRIEIDFAGEPDLDRAREIADKLLANPVIEDFEIRVVESAAAEVA from the coding sequence GTGGCTCGCGTCGTGGTCGACGTCATGCTCAAGCCGGAGATCCTGGACCCGCAGGGTCAAGCAGTGGCAAACGCACTGCCCCGGCTCGGCGTCACCGATGTCTCCTCCGTCCGTATCGGCCGCCGAATCGAGATTGATTTCGCCGGCGAGCCCGACCTCGATCGGGCTCGCGAAATCGCCGACAAGCTGCTCGCCAACCCGGTGATCGAGGACTTCGAGATCCGTGTGGTCGAGAGCGCGGCGGCGGAGGTCGCCTGA
- the purQ gene encoding phosphoribosylformylglycinamidine synthase subunit PurQ: MTMRIGVVTFPGSLDDGDAARAARIAGAEAVRLWHGDPDLHGVDAVVLPGGFSYGDYLRCGAIARFAPVMESIIDAARGGLPVLGICNGFQVLCEAHLLPGALTRNQHLHFRNRDQWLKVEATNTAWTNRFTPGQEILIPVKNGEGCFVADQHTLDSLEAEGRVIARYVRGNPNGSQRDIAGITNEAGNVVGIMPHPEHAVEALTGPSLDGLGFFTSVLQALAGASADGQLAGGQQR, from the coding sequence CTGACCATGCGGATCGGTGTGGTGACCTTCCCCGGCTCGCTGGACGACGGGGACGCCGCCCGCGCCGCCCGGATCGCCGGCGCTGAGGCCGTGCGGCTCTGGCACGGCGACCCGGACCTGCACGGCGTCGACGCCGTGGTCCTGCCCGGCGGTTTCTCGTACGGCGACTATCTGCGCTGCGGCGCCATCGCGCGATTCGCTCCGGTCATGGAGTCGATCATCGACGCGGCCCGCGGCGGCCTGCCCGTTCTGGGCATCTGCAACGGTTTCCAGGTCCTGTGCGAGGCGCACCTGCTGCCCGGCGCGCTGACCCGGAACCAGCACCTGCACTTCCGCAACCGGGACCAGTGGCTGAAGGTCGAGGCGACGAACACCGCCTGGACCAACCGGTTCACGCCCGGCCAGGAGATCCTCATCCCGGTTAAGAACGGCGAGGGCTGCTTCGTCGCCGACCAGCACACGCTGGACTCGCTGGAGGCCGAGGGCCGGGTGATCGCGCGCTACGTCCGCGGCAACCCGAACGGCTCCCAGCGCGACATCGCCGGGATCACCAACGAGGCCGGCAATGTCGTCGGCATCATGCCGCACCCGGAACACGCCGTGGAGGCGCTGACCGGCCCGTCGCTCGACGGCCTCGGCTTCTTCACCTCCGTCCTGCAGGCCCTGGCGGGGGCGTCCGCGGACGGTCAGCTCGCAGGGGGACAACAGCGATGA
- the purL gene encoding phosphoribosylformylglycinamidine synthase subunit PurL, producing the protein MTTQPETVSSDAAPTKQSGFAATDVLVNEFSDGPDTVEKAQGSPDELQPHAELGLKDDEYERIRQILGRRPTASELAMYSIMWSEHCSYKSSKVHLRQFGEKVPANTRMLAGIGENAGVVQISDELAVTFKVESHNHPSYVEPYQGAATGVGGIVRDILAMGARPIAVMDPLRFGAADHPDTARVLPGVVAGIGGYGNCLGLPNIGGEIVFDPSYQGNPLVNALSIGVLPVERLQKKEATGTGNIVVLLGARTGRDGIGGVSVLASATFDEEAEQRRPSVQVGDPFMEKLLIESCLELYDAGLVSGIQDLGGAGLTCALTETAAAAGTGMRVWLERVPLREASMSPTEILASESQERMLLIVTPENLDKVLAIAEKWGVWATAIGEVTPAGADGTPGRLVISWNDHVVVDVPPGSLADDGPVYARPLREPGDLILLQADRAETLPRPSTGDELRETVLRMVASPNLCDKTWVTEQYDRYVLGNTVLAQPEDSGVLRIDEETGLGVALSVDGNGRFARLDPYEGARLALAEAYRNVAVTGAEPVAVTDCLNFGSPEDPAVMWQFAEAVRGLADGCLQLGTPVTGGNVSFYNQTGAAAIHPTPVVGVLGVFDDVARRIPMGFPPPAKAGGDLVYLLGETRNELSGSEWAWVTHGHLGGKPPRVDLAAEQTLGAMMARASKAGLVSSAHDLSDGGLAQALVESCLRRDVGVKVSFPQDGVSPFVQLFSESAGRAVVAVPRGHEKAFLALAAEFGVPVTALGVTTEEQSLQVQDQFTIGLGELREAWSGTLKKLFGGPAEAAPAEGEVRSVTLELTDPNG; encoded by the coding sequence ATGACCACGCAGCCGGAGACTGTCTCCAGCGACGCGGCACCGACCAAGCAGAGTGGCTTCGCCGCTACAGACGTGCTGGTCAACGAGTTCTCGGACGGTCCGGACACGGTCGAGAAGGCGCAGGGCTCGCCCGACGAGCTGCAGCCGCACGCCGAGCTCGGCCTCAAGGACGACGAGTACGAGCGGATCCGTCAGATCCTCGGACGGCGGCCCACCGCCTCCGAGCTCGCGATGTACTCGATCATGTGGAGCGAGCACTGCTCCTACAAGTCGAGCAAGGTGCACCTGCGCCAGTTCGGCGAGAAGGTCCCGGCCAACACCCGGATGCTCGCCGGCATCGGCGAGAACGCCGGTGTGGTGCAGATCTCCGACGAGCTCGCGGTGACCTTCAAGGTCGAGTCGCACAACCACCCCAGCTACGTGGAGCCCTACCAGGGCGCCGCGACGGGCGTCGGCGGCATCGTCCGGGACATCCTGGCGATGGGCGCCCGGCCGATCGCGGTGATGGACCCGCTGCGGTTCGGCGCGGCCGACCACCCGGACACCGCCCGGGTGCTGCCCGGCGTGGTCGCCGGCATCGGCGGGTACGGCAACTGTCTCGGCCTGCCGAACATCGGCGGCGAGATCGTCTTCGACCCGTCGTACCAGGGCAACCCGTTGGTCAACGCGCTCAGCATCGGTGTTCTGCCGGTCGAGCGGCTCCAGAAGAAGGAAGCCACCGGCACCGGCAACATCGTCGTGCTGCTCGGCGCGCGGACCGGCCGGGACGGCATCGGCGGTGTCTCCGTGCTGGCGTCGGCCACCTTCGACGAGGAGGCCGAGCAGCGCCGCCCGTCGGTGCAGGTCGGCGACCCGTTCATGGAGAAGCTCCTGATCGAGAGCTGCCTCGAGCTGTACGACGCCGGCCTGGTCAGCGGCATCCAGGACCTCGGTGGCGCGGGCCTCACCTGCGCGCTCACCGAGACCGCCGCGGCAGCCGGCACCGGCATGCGGGTCTGGCTGGAGCGGGTTCCGCTGCGCGAGGCCTCGATGTCGCCGACCGAGATCCTGGCCAGCGAGTCCCAGGAGCGCATGCTCCTGATCGTCACGCCGGAGAACCTCGACAAGGTGCTGGCCATCGCCGAGAAGTGGGGCGTCTGGGCCACCGCGATCGGCGAGGTCACCCCGGCCGGCGCGGACGGCACCCCGGGCCGCCTGGTGATCAGCTGGAACGACCACGTCGTGGTCGACGTGCCTCCGGGCTCGCTCGCCGACGACGGTCCGGTCTACGCCCGCCCGCTGCGCGAGCCGGGTGACCTGATCCTGCTGCAGGCCGACCGCGCGGAGACCCTGCCGCGCCCGTCGACCGGTGACGAGCTGCGCGAGACCGTGCTGCGGATGGTCGCCTCGCCGAACCTGTGCGACAAGACCTGGGTCACCGAGCAGTACGACCGGTACGTCCTCGGCAACACCGTCCTGGCGCAGCCGGAGGACTCCGGCGTGCTCCGGATCGACGAGGAGACCGGCCTCGGTGTGGCGCTCTCCGTCGACGGCAACGGCCGGTTCGCCCGGCTCGACCCGTACGAGGGCGCACGTCTCGCTCTGGCCGAGGCGTACCGGAACGTCGCCGTCACCGGCGCCGAGCCGGTCGCGGTGACCGACTGCCTGAACTTCGGCTCGCCCGAGGACCCGGCCGTGATGTGGCAGTTCGCCGAGGCCGTGCGCGGTCTCGCCGACGGCTGCCTGCAGCTGGGCACCCCGGTCACCGGTGGCAATGTCAGCTTCTACAACCAGACCGGCGCCGCGGCGATCCACCCGACCCCGGTGGTCGGCGTGCTGGGCGTCTTCGACGATGTGGCCCGCCGCATCCCGATGGGCTTCCCGCCGCCCGCCAAGGCCGGTGGCGACCTGGTCTACCTGCTCGGTGAGACCCGCAACGAGCTCTCCGGCTCGGAGTGGGCGTGGGTGACCCACGGTCACCTCGGTGGCAAGCCGCCGAGGGTCGACCTCGCGGCCGAGCAGACGCTCGGCGCCATGATGGCCCGGGCCTCGAAGGCCGGGCTGGTCAGCTCCGCGCACGACCTCTCCGACGGCGGCCTGGCTCAGGCGCTGGTGGAGAGTTGCCTGCGCCGGGACGTCGGCGTGAAGGTCAGCTTCCCGCAGGACGGTGTGTCGCCGTTCGTCCAGCTGTTCAGCGAGTCGGCCGGCCGGGCCGTGGTCGCCGTTCCGCGTGGGCACGAAAAGGCGTTCCTTGCCCTGGCCGCCGAGTTCGGCGTGCCGGTGACCGCGCTCGGTGTGACCACCGAGGAGCAGT